In Sphaeramia orbicularis chromosome 7, fSphaOr1.1, whole genome shotgun sequence, one genomic interval encodes:
- the spsb1 gene encoding SPRY domain-containing SOCS box protein 1, whose protein sequence is MGQKVPGGIKTIDMRDPAFSPLKLELQALSHTKPARLDLLLDMPPASLDVQVQHSWNNDDRSRNIFVKDDNKLVFHRHPVAQSTDAIRGRVGYTRGLHVWEISWAMRQRGTHAVVGVATSDAPLHSMGYTALVGSNTESWGWDLCRSKLYHDGKNHPGKTYPAFLEPDETFIIPDSLLVVLDMDEGTLGYIVDGHYLGVAFRGLKGRKLYPVVSAVWGHCEIRIRYINGLDPEPLSLMDLCRRSVRVALGRERLSEIHRLPLPASLKNYLLYQ, encoded by the exons ATGGGGCAGAAGGTCCCAGGTGGCATAAAAACCATTGATATGCGGGATCCGGCATTCAGCCCCCTGAAGCTGGAGCTACAGGCCCTGAGCCACACCAAACCAGCGCGACTGGATCTGCTCCTGGACATGCCACCTGCCAGTCTGGATGTGCAGGTCCAGCACTCGTGGAACAATGATGACCGCTCCCGAAACATTTTTGTAAAGGATGACAACAAGCTGGTGTTTCACAGACACCCTGTGGCTCAGAGCACAGATGCAATTCGCGGTCGTGTTGGTTACACAAGGGGACTACATGTGTGGGAGATCAGCTGGGCCATGCGTCAAAGGGGCACGCACGCTGTGGTCGGCGTGGCAACAAGCGATGCCCCGCTGCACTCAATGGGATATACAGCATTGGTAGGAAGCAACACAGAGTCCTGGGGTTGGGACTTGTGCAGAAGTAAACTCTACCATGATGGAAAGAATCACCCAGGGAAAACCTACCCGGCCTTCCTCGAGCCCGACGAGACCTTCATTATACCAGACTCCCTCTTAGTCGTTCTAGACATGGACGAGGGGACTCTGGGTTACATAGTGGATGGACATTATCTCGGGGTGGCATTCAGAGGACTTAAAGGCAGAAAGCTGTATCCAGTGGTGAGCGCCGTGTGGGGACACTGTGAAATACGAATCCGGTACATAAATGGACTTGATC CTGAGCCCCTCTCTCTAATGGACCTGTGTAGGCGGTCAGTGAGGGTGGCATTAGGACGAGAGCGTCTGAGTGAAATCCATAGACTGCCTCTTCCAGCTTCTCTCAAGAACTACCTGCTCTACCAATGA